The Bombus fervidus isolate BK054 chromosome 3, iyBomFerv1, whole genome shotgun sequence genome includes a window with the following:
- the Hrm gene encoding solute carrier family 16 member hermes, with the protein MTMQRVQDQDNGINIKFGASKNKKGNYRLVSQHTENEKKSNFNGTNKQVKNVTTEEDLVPPDGGWGWLVLLASVMVNLLIPGTVKSFGVLFVEFLEVFDASPSAAAWIPALCYFLYSSLGPLSSVLSVKYSYRTVTLLGGTFAAAGMMLSYFANSVAFLCVSYGVLVGTGAGLSFPPTVYIVTSYFVRLRGLANGLCISGSALGSIFLPPILGILLREYGYRGAVLIMGAVTLNVWASALLYEPVERHMVPASSSSKSNDVDLEAASVTVASPEDEKQSNHVVSSSNENEKAAPMVPKSASSVALEYYKNTPVQGRTRKISMPTGREITGQMHSTPALHAVPERGGDSARLSKRQKSPLQSPSMSSFNYISTPYHGSTLSAIHPERASTLTLNAISSTFTRKGTEETNKNEVEEKRNKFFDFSLLKDPIYLVILVSNSTNAVSYTNFVILLPAYAISLGFDKNMSSLLLSTVSILDLIGRIGGSALSDVSIMPKHWYFVGGLFISGISLALLPIATSYTILSVYCGVFGLASGIYVGITAVIMADMLGTEKLTSSYGISLFVNGIIQLVGPPICGVVFEQIGSYGPIFSILGIILVVGASLWGFVPFIRKRQKVAGKASPIEKL; encoded by the exons ATGACAATGCAACGAGTCCAAGATCAAGACAATGGTATCAACATCAAATTCGGTGCAAgcaaaaataagaaaggaaaCTATAGACTTGTATCGCAGCACACTGAGAATGAGAAAAAAAGCAACTTCAATGGGACCAATAAACAAG ttaAAAATGTAACAACTGAAGAGGACCTAGTCCCACCGGATGGAGGATGGGGATGGCTTGTACTTTTAGCATCCGTTATGGTCAATCTACTTATTCCAGGAACAGTGAAATCCTTTGGTGTTTTATTTGTTGAATTTCTTGAAGTTTTTGATGCATCACCTTCTGCAGCTGCTTGGATACCAGCTTTATGCTATTTTTTGTATAGTTCACTTG GACCCCTTTCCAGTGTACTATCAGTTAAATACTCCTATAGAACAGTGACTTTACTGGGAGGAACATTTGCTGCTGCAGGAATGATGCTAAGTTATTTTGCCAACTCTGTGGCCTTCTTGTGTGTCag TTATGGTGTTCTGGTAGGAACTGGAGCAGGGTTATCTTTTCCCCCAACTGTGTATATAGTAACTTCATACTTTGTACGGTTACGTGGACTTGCAAATGGGCTCTGCATATCTGGTAGTGCATTAGGTTCAATATTTCTTCCACCCATCCTAGGAATTCTTCTACGAGAATATGGTTACAG AGGTGCAGTATTAATAATGGGTGCTGTTACTTTGAATGTATGGGCGAGTGCTCTTTTGTACGAACCGGTGGAAAGGCACATGGTACCAGCATCGTCGTCGAGCAAATCGAACGACGTCGACTTGGAGGCCGCCTCGGTCACAGTAGCTAGTCCCGAAGATGAGAAGCAATCGAATCATGTTGTTTCTTCTTCgaacgaaaacgaaaaagCCGCGCCAATGGTACCAAAGAGCGCGTCCAGTGTCGCTTTAGAGTATTACAAGAATACGCCAGTTCAAGGTCGAACGAGAAAAATTAGCATGCCCACGGGACGGGAGATAACAGGCCAGATGCACAGCACTCCGGCGTTGCACGCTGTTCCGGAACGGGGCGGAGATTCTGCCAGGCTATCGAAACGTCAGAAATCGCCTTTACAGTCACCGAGCATGTcatcttttaattatatcagCACGCCGTATCATGGGAGCACGCTTTCCGCTATACATCCGGAAAGGGCCTCTACGTTGACCTTGAACGCGATATCGAGCACCTTCACGAGGAAGGGTACCGAAGAAACGAACAAGAACGAAGTAGAAGAGAAGAGGAACAAATTCTTTGACTTTAGTTTATTGAAGGATCCTATCTATCTGGTAATCTTGGTTTCGAATTCAACGAACGCTGTCAGTTATACGAATTTCGTCATCTTATTACCAGCGTACGCTATCTCGTTGGGTTTCGACAAAAATATGTCTTCCCTTCTTCTTTCGACCGTCTCTATATTAGACCTGATAGGACGTATCGGAGGCTCAGCGCTGTCCGATGTCTCGATCATGCCAAAGCATTGGTATTTCGTTGGCGGTTTGTTCATTTCTGGAATCTCGTTGGCTCTTCTCCCCATAGCCACAAGCTACACCATCCTGTCGGTTTATTGCGGTGTTTTCGGATTAGCTTCCGGTATTTACGTTGGTATTACCGCGGTTATAATGGCCGATATGTTAGGGACCGAGAAGTTAACTTCCTCCTATGGTATCTCATTGTTCGTAAATGGAATCATACAGTTGGTTGGCCCTCCAATTTGCGGCGTTGTATTTGAACAAATCGGCAGTTACGGGCCCATCTTCAGCATCTTAGGAATTATTCTAGTAGTAGGCGCGTCATTGTGGGGTTTTGTTCCATTTATTAGGAAACGACAAAAAGTTGCAGGGAAAGCGAGTCCAATTGAAAAACTATAG